One Bacillota bacterium genomic window, AGAATACCTAGACTTGTCCCAAAGGTGGATGACGTGCTCCACAGAAGATGCACCGAGGGAAGTACCTCGGTGCATCGTAATGTCCAGCGGTCTTGTCGCAACCTATCACTTTGCTCGGTACTTCTTAATTATCTCCTCAACTTCCTGATAACCTTCCTCATATAGTCTGGCTTCCTCTGGAGCGATCTCATATAGTATCCGCAGAAACTCCCCGGCATGAACAATCTCCTCGGCAGCCACATCCCTCATCACTTCGGCAACCAAAGGGTTGTCTGATGCCTCGGCGATTTGCATGTAGATTTGCACAGCCTCATACTCCGCTGCAATACTGAACCTTACCGCTCGGATTAGCTCTGCACGAGTCATTTTCCGCCCCAGACTCAAGACCGAATAGGGGTTAGTAAAATCCGGCATTGACCCCTCACCTCCCTACAGGTATTCCCGATAACTACCTAATTACTATGCGACGGGCAGTGAGGATAGGCATGGTAATGACCGTTGCCTATGTTGCACCGTGTATCCGGTAGACAGACATGACGATTAAGGGGAACAGTCTCAGTCCTGGAACCCCTTGACTTAGAGCCAACTCCAGATGATATCCTAAGGTCGGACAAGGTGTGACTCTACAGAGGAGGATGTGAACATCCCGAGGGTTAGGGGGCTGATACCCGATGATGATCGCCGAGGTAAGCAAGAGGTTTGGCCTTTCGCCGGATACCCTGCGGTATTATGAGCGAGTGGGACTGATCCCGCCGGTGAATCGCACTGCCAGTGGAATAAGGGACTATACCGAAGAGGATTGTCGGTGGATCGAGTTTATTA contains:
- a CDS encoding rubrerythrin, coding for MPDFTNPYSVLSLGRKMTRAELIRAVRFSIAAEYEAVQIYMQIAEASDNPLVAEVMRDVAAEEIVHAGEFLRILYEIAPEEARLYEEGYQEVEEIIKKYRAK